The DNA region GCAGCACCGTCGTCCGGCAGCCGCGCAGCAGCTCCGCCGGTGCACGCCCCAGCACGGTGGCCGAGGCGCGGTGCGCGGCTACGGCGCGGGCGTCCGCCTCCGCCGCGCGCTCCCGTTCGGCCTTCGCCCGCTCCGCGGCCGATTCGGTCTTCGCGGCCTCCGCGGGACGGCCGGGCGCCAGCCCCAGCTTCTCCTTGGCCGCGAACACCCGCTGGACGGCCTCGTCCACGCGGGCCAGCGGAATCCGGCCGGACTCCACGGCGCGGACCAGCGCGTTCACCGTGCCGGGGAGGTCGTCGACGCCCACCAGCAGGTCTGCCCCGGCCGCCACCGCGCGCACCGCCGCCTCGTGCGGCCCGTAGCGGCGCACCAGCGGCGTCACCGGTGCCAGGTCTTCGATCACCAGCCCGCTGAAACCCATGTCGCGCCGCAGGATGCCCTGCACGAACACCGGGTTCTCGGGCAGCGGCACCGTGTCGCGGGTCAGCGAGGGGAGCACGATGGAGGCGGGCTTCACCGCCGTCACCCCGCGCGCCAGCAGGTCGCGGAGCGGGCCGAGCTGCATGCCGTCCACCGCCGCCCGGTCCCACCCCAGGATCGGCACACCCGTTTCCGCCGGGCCCCGCGACAGCGCCCGGACGCCCACCAGCATCCCCGCCCCGGCCAGCGCCTCGGCATACCCGGCGAACGCCTGCTCGCCCGCGGGGCCGGAAGGCGCGGGGACCGCGGTGGGATACGGAAAGCCCGGCGCCGTGAGCAGCGCGAAGTTGATCCCCAGCGCCCTGGCCTCCGCCGCCGCCGAGGTGGCGACGGCCTGCACGGAATCCGCGGCCGCGGGGCTGAGCGCCAGCGGGGGAGGGAACTCCGTGGCGCCGGCCAGCGCCCCGCCCGTCCCGCGGTCCAGGTCGCCGATCACCAGCAGGGGGAGGCGCGATGCGCGCTGCACGGCGGCGATGCGCCGCGCGGCCACCGGCGCGCTCCC from Longimicrobium sp. includes:
- a CDS encoding glycoside hydrolase family 3 N-terminal domain-containing protein, producing MPRFTQTIDLNPASPLSQSSIIHPRFRARFTRLAAAALVALSTGCREAPSPWAPEQVTRMSLRHKVGQMVAPALYVRADARIEADTALARRFAAAHVGGVRLLPGSAPVAARRIAAVQRASRLPLLVIGDLDRGTGGALAGATEFPPPLALSPAAADSVQAVATSAAAEARALGINFALLTAPGFPYPTAVPAPSGPAGEQAFAGYAEALAGAGMLVGVRALSRGPAETGVPILGWDRAAVDGMQLGPLRDLLARGVTAVKPASIVLPSLTRDTVPLPENPVFVQGILRRDMGFSGLVIEDLAPVTPLVRRYGPHEAAVRAVAAGADLLVGVDDLPGTVNALVRAVESGRIPLARVDEAVQRVFAAKEKLGLAPGRPAEAAKTESAAERAKAERERAAEADARAVAAHRASATVLGRAPAELLRGCRTTVL